A genomic window from Methylobacterium nodulans ORS 2060 includes:
- a CDS encoding sarcosine oxidase subunit gamma, producing the protein MNAQFAPVAIAELPPATRISLRLADPGAAPALALPAKIGARTATGNRSALCLGPDEWLIEAPGAEAGALTATLADLATRIAMSAVEVSDREVTYRLEGPAVLDLLATGCPLDLARMPTGSGTRTVFDTVQIVLTREAGDRFHLTVWRSFAPHVRALLDLAARELAVGL; encoded by the coding sequence ATGAATGCCCAGTTCGCCCCGGTGGCGATCGCCGAGTTGCCGCCCGCCACCCGGATCTCGCTGCGCCTCGCCGATCCCGGCGCCGCGCCCGCCCTCGCTCTCCCGGCGAAGATCGGCGCCCGCACGGCCACGGGCAACCGTAGCGCCCTCTGCCTCGGCCCCGACGAGTGGCTGATCGAAGCGCCCGGAGCCGAGGCCGGCGCGCTTACGGCCACCCTGGCCGACCTCGCGACGCGCATTGCGATGAGCGCCGTCGAGGTCTCGGACCGCGAGGTCACCTATCGGCTCGAAGGCCCCGCGGTCCTCGACCTGCTCGCCACCGGCTGCCCGCTCGACCTCGCGCGGATGCCGACAGGCTCCGGCACCCGCACCGTCTTCGACACTGTGCAGATCGTCCTTACCCGCGAGGCCGGCGACCGCTTCCACCTGACTGTCTGGCGCTCCTTCGCGCCGCACGTCCGCGCCCTCCTCGATCTCGCCGCCCGCGAACTCGCGGTCGGACTCTGA
- a CDS encoding IS110-like element ISMno14 family transposase produces MGEYIGLDVSLKETALSVRRDGKRVWRGRCASDPAVIARVLRKHAPEAQRIVFETGPLSVWFYHALRAEGLPAICIDARHAKAALDMAANKTDANDADGLAHLAEVGFFREVRVKGYDSLLVRTLVAARSKLVQVTTELSNQIRGLMKTFGLIVPGAKGGSFEAEVRRLLSGDHGLARVILPLLEAWNAVRRRAAELGRQLLAGARQSQACQRLMAIPGIGAITATAFVTAIEDPANFRSSRSVAAWFGLTTRRYQSGEVDYDGHISRRGDAHMRGLLYEAATVLLTRSQVDSDLRAWGLKLRERLGFKRAAVAVARKLAVVMHAMLKSGHSYRAKAAMA; encoded by the coding sequence ATGGGTGAGTATATCGGTCTCGACGTGTCCCTGAAAGAGACGGCGCTCAGCGTGCGGCGGGACGGCAAGCGTGTTTGGCGCGGCAGGTGCGCTTCCGATCCTGCCGTCATTGCCAGGGTGCTGCGCAAGCATGCGCCCGAAGCCCAACGGATCGTATTTGAGACGGGTCCTTTGTCAGTTTGGTTCTACCACGCGCTGCGCGCCGAAGGCTTGCCAGCGATCTGCATCGACGCGCGCCATGCCAAGGCCGCGCTCGACATGGCCGCCAACAAAACCGACGCCAACGATGCCGACGGGCTGGCCCATCTGGCCGAGGTCGGCTTCTTCCGCGAAGTGCGGGTGAAGGGATACGACAGCCTGCTCGTGCGAACGCTTGTCGCCGCGCGCAGCAAGCTCGTGCAGGTGACGACCGAGCTATCCAATCAGATCCGCGGCCTGATGAAGACGTTCGGCTTGATCGTGCCGGGCGCAAAGGGCGGATCGTTCGAGGCGGAGGTTCGACGTCTCCTGTCGGGCGATCACGGTCTGGCTCGCGTCATCCTTCCGCTGCTTGAGGCCTGGAACGCGGTTCGCCGTCGAGCAGCGGAGCTCGGACGCCAGCTTCTGGCCGGTGCACGGCAGAGCCAAGCCTGCCAGCGGCTGATGGCGATTCCCGGGATCGGGGCGATCACCGCGACCGCCTTCGTGACCGCGATCGAGGATCCCGCCAACTTCCGATCGTCCCGCTCCGTCGCCGCCTGGTTCGGGTTGACGACGCGGCGCTATCAGTCGGGCGAGGTCGACTATGACGGGCATATCTCCCGGAGAGGAGACGCCCATATGCGAGGGCTTCTCTACGAGGCGGCGACCGTTCTCCTGACGCGTAGCCAGGTGGACAGCGACCTGCGAGCCTGGGGACTGAAGCTGCGCGAGCGGCTCGGCTTCAAGCGCGCCGCCGTGGCGGTCGCGCGCAAGCTGGCCGTCGTCATGCACGCCATGCTGAAGTCCGGCCACTCCTACCGTGCGAAGGCTGCCATGGCCTGA
- a CDS encoding helix-turn-helix domain-containing protein, producing MLHQRTSSHAPEAPPLGIGYYTVPEAARLLRMPARNINRWLGGYSFKSGGKPGQMPPLWTPELPVTEDDRLELGFRDLIELRFVNAFVKEGLDLRVIRSCLDYARKCVQDDRPFSTPRFRTDGRTIFLESLKASEASEFLDLKQGQYVIKAVMERTFRDLDIDDDVVARWRPFHGKDSIVIDPQRAFGQPIAADYGVSTIALAEAVKAEGSVDRVARLYEVAPSVVRGAVKFEESLLAA from the coding sequence ATGTTGCACCAGCGCACCAGTTCGCACGCCCCGGAGGCGCCCCCGCTCGGGATCGGTTATTACACCGTCCCGGAGGCCGCGCGCCTGCTGCGCATGCCGGCGCGCAACATCAACCGTTGGCTTGGCGGGTACTCCTTCAAGTCCGGCGGCAAGCCTGGGCAGATGCCGCCCCTCTGGACACCAGAGCTCCCAGTGACTGAGGATGATCGCCTCGAGCTTGGCTTCCGGGATTTGATCGAGCTCCGCTTCGTGAACGCCTTCGTGAAGGAGGGGCTCGACCTCCGCGTGATCCGGAGCTGCCTGGATTACGCACGGAAGTGCGTCCAGGACGACCGGCCTTTCTCGACCCCGCGGTTTCGGACTGATGGTCGAACAATCTTCCTTGAGAGCCTGAAGGCCTCGGAGGCGAGCGAGTTCCTCGACCTGAAGCAGGGTCAATACGTCATCAAGGCCGTGATGGAGCGAACCTTCAGGGATCTCGACATCGACGATGACGTCGTTGCCCGTTGGCGACCGTTCCACGGGAAGGACTCGATCGTCATCGATCCGCAGCGCGCCTTCGGCCAGCCGATTGCTGCTGATTACGGCGTTTCGACGATCGCTCTCGCGGAAGCCGTGAAGGCCGAAGGCTCCGTCGATCGGGTGGCGCGCCTCTATGAGGTCGCGCCCTCAGTCGTCCGCGGTGCCGTGAAGTTCGAAGAGTCCCTGTTGGCAGCGTGA
- a CDS encoding cytochrome P460 family protein, with protein sequence MTNRPSSPSRGLRAVSAAAFGLVLAVLGGIALAQQDKYTLKVPGGLAFSEFKGYGGWPVVSTSQNDKLVAVILANPEMIEAYRAGIPDNGKPFPDGAKMAKIHWTPKKNQYFPDTTVPGTQHDVDFMVKDSKRFADSGGWGWAAFKYDAASDTFAPSTEADQPPQANDAKCGFACHTIVETRDYVFTEYGKR encoded by the coding sequence ATGACCAACAGGCCTTCTTCGCCTTCCCGCGGTTTACGAGCCGTTTCAGCCGCCGCATTTGGATTGGTGCTCGCCGTCTTGGGTGGGATCGCCCTTGCCCAGCAGGACAAGTACACCTTGAAAGTGCCGGGTGGGCTCGCGTTCTCCGAGTTCAAGGGATACGGAGGCTGGCCGGTTGTTTCCACCAGTCAGAACGACAAGCTCGTCGCTGTGATCCTCGCCAATCCCGAGATGATTGAGGCCTACCGGGCCGGCATTCCGGACAACGGCAAGCCTTTCCCAGACGGCGCCAAGATGGCGAAGATCCATTGGACCCCGAAGAAGAACCAGTACTTCCCGGATACGACGGTGCCGGGCACCCAGCATGACGTGGACTTCATGGTGAAGGACAGCAAGAGGTTTGCGGATAGCGGTGGCTGGGGATGGGCCGCGTTCAAGTATGACGCCGCGTCCGACACGTTCGCGCCCAGCACCGAGGCCGATCAGCCGCCGCAGGCGAACGACGCCAAGTGCGGGTTCGCATGCCACACGATCGTGGAGACAAGGGATTACGTTTTTACGGAGTACGGAAAGAGGTGA
- a CDS encoding phage holin family protein, with amino-acid sequence MEQADQAEAEPRKSSGRLILDAAQQASDLAVREFALMKVELDKISRTVAILCSFFGGGVALLCCGAFLFLVAAVKFLVWLIGSEVLGVVIVAMPFIIIAAGLGYWGASKMLSIGH; translated from the coding sequence ATGGAGCAGGCGGATCAAGCCGAGGCAGAACCCCGGAAAAGCAGCGGTAGGCTGATATTGGATGCTGCACAGCAAGCGTCTGATTTGGCGGTCAGGGAATTCGCACTGATGAAGGTTGAGCTCGACAAGATTAGCCGCACGGTCGCGATCTTATGCTCTTTCTTCGGAGGCGGTGTGGCGCTTCTGTGCTGTGGCGCCTTCCTGTTCCTCGTAGCCGCCGTCAAGTTCTTGGTGTGGCTTATAGGATCGGAGGTGCTCGGGGTCGTCATTGTCGCCATGCCCTTCATCATTATCGCCGCGGGCTTGGGTTACTGGGGTGCCAGCAAGATGCTGTCCATCGGCCATTGA
- a CDS encoding L-serine ammonia-lyase, whose product MFLSVFDIFKIGVGPSSSHTMGPMLAAARFLDALREGRDSVPGSGAPARLEASLHGSLAFTGKGHATDRAVILGLLGFRPETLDPDDAERREAALRATGHIDVPGLGLIAFDPDKGVVFDYGPPLPGHANGMVLRAFDAVGNLHLAETYYSIGGGFVLTERELEHRDAAPDPTPRPYPFATAAEMLAMGETSGLPIAAMKRANEGPGLDAGLDRIWSVMDACIDRGLATEGTLPGGLNVRRRARAIHQALLAERGTNAAQPHTVNDWLSVYAMAVNEENAAGGRVVTAPTNGAAGVVPAVIRYYRDHVVGASHEGVRDFLLTAAAIGGIIKTNASISGAEVGCQGEIGSAAAMAAAGLCAALGGTNAQIENAAEIALEHHLGMTCDPARGLVQVPCIERNGLGAIKAVAAASLALRSNGIHIVPLDACIETMRQTGLDMSVKYKETSTGGLAVNLPEC is encoded by the coding sequence ATGTTCCTGAGCGTCTTCGACATCTTCAAGATCGGCGTCGGTCCCTCGAGCTCGCACACGATGGGCCCGATGCTCGCCGCTGCCCGCTTCCTCGATGCTCTCCGCGAGGGCCGGGACAGCGTGCCCGGCTCCGGCGCTCCCGCCCGGCTTGAGGCGTCGCTGCACGGCAGTCTCGCCTTCACCGGCAAGGGCCACGCCACCGACCGCGCCGTCATCCTCGGCCTTCTCGGCTTCCGCCCCGAGACCCTCGACCCCGACGACGCCGAGCGCCGCGAGGCCGCCCTCAGGGCCACGGGCCACATCGACGTCCCCGGTCTCGGCCTCATCGCCTTCGATCCCGACAAGGGCGTCGTCTTCGACTACGGCCCGCCGCTGCCCGGCCATGCCAACGGCATGGTCCTGCGTGCCTTCGACGCCGTCGGCAACCTCCACCTCGCCGAGACCTACTACTCGATCGGCGGCGGCTTCGTCCTGACCGAGCGCGAGCTCGAGCACCGCGACGCCGCCCCCGACCCCACCCCGCGCCCCTACCCCTTCGCCACCGCCGCCGAGATGCTCGCCATGGGCGAAACCTCCGGCCTGCCCATCGCCGCGATGAAGCGCGCCAACGAAGGCCCCGGTCTCGACGCCGGTCTCGATCGCATCTGGTCGGTCATGGACGCCTGCATCGACCGTGGCCTCGCCACCGAGGGCACGCTTCCCGGCGGCCTCAACGTCCGCCGCCGCGCCCGCGCCATCCACCAGGCGCTCCTTGCCGAGCGTGGCACCAACGCCGCCCAGCCTCACACCGTCAACGACTGGCTCTCGGTCTACGCGATGGCGGTGAACGAGGAGAACGCCGCCGGCGGCCGCGTCGTCACCGCTCCCACCAACGGCGCCGCCGGGGTGGTGCCGGCAGTGATCCGCTACTACCGCGATCACGTCGTCGGCGCGTCCCACGAGGGCGTCCGCGATTTCCTGCTGACCGCCGCCGCCATCGGCGGAATCATCAAGACCAACGCCTCGATCTCCGGCGCCGAGGTCGGCTGCCAGGGCGAGATCGGCTCCGCCGCCGCCATGGCCGCCGCCGGCCTCTGCGCCGCCCTCGGAGGGACGAACGCCCAGATCGAGAACGCCGCCGAGATCGCGCTGGAGCATCACCTCGGCATGACCTGCGATCCGGCGCGTGGCCTCGTCCAGGTTCCCTGTATCGAGCGCAACGGTCTCGGCGCCATCAAGGCCGTCGCCGCCGCCTCGCTCGCACTCCGGAGCAACGGCATCCACATCGTGCCCCTCGATGCCTGCATCGAGACCATGCGCCAGACTGGCCTCGATATGAGCGTGAAGTACAAGGAAACCTCGACCGGCGGTCTCGCCGTCAACCTCCCGGAGTGCTGA
- the glyA gene encoding serine hydroxymethyltransferase: MLDTARLSDNAVAAAIGRELGRQQNQIELIASENIVSRDVLIAQGSVLTNKYAEGYPGKRYYGGCEYVDEVETLAIDRVKRLFGAAYANVQPHSGAQANQAVFLALLQPGDRIMGLSLAHGGHLTHGSSVTMSGKWFDVVDYQVRESDQLIDMEAVRARALETRPKLIVAGASAYPREIDFAGFRAIADEVGAYLMVDMAHYAGLIAAGLYPNPVPHAHITTSTTHKTLRGPRGGIILTNDEALAKKLNSAVFPGNQGGPLMHVIAAKAVAFGEALQPSFRDYAARVIANARALAATLKAGGLDIVSGGTDCHMVLVDLRPKGVKGRDAERALERAGLTCNKNAIPFDPEKPFVTSGIRLGTSAGTTRGLSEAEFIRVGQLVLKVVEALAVSGPEGDAAVEAEVLAEVRRVCAAHPIYAG, from the coding sequence ATGCTCGACACCGCCCGCCTCTCTGACAACGCCGTCGCCGCCGCCATCGGCCGCGAGCTGGGCCGCCAGCAGAACCAGATCGAGCTGATCGCCTCGGAGAACATCGTCTCCCGCGACGTGCTCATCGCCCAGGGCTCCGTCCTGACCAACAAATACGCCGAGGGCTACCCCGGCAAACGCTACTACGGCGGCTGCGAATACGTGGACGAGGTCGAAACCCTCGCCATCGACCGGGTGAAGCGGCTGTTCGGCGCCGCCTACGCCAATGTCCAGCCCCATTCCGGCGCCCAGGCCAACCAGGCCGTGTTTCTCGCGCTCCTCCAGCCCGGCGACCGCATCATGGGCCTGTCCCTCGCCCATGGCGGCCACCTCACCCATGGCTCGTCCGTCACCATGTCAGGCAAATGGTTCGACGTCGTCGACTACCAAGTCCGCGAGTCCGACCAGCTGATCGACATGGAGGCCGTCCGCGCCCGTGCGCTCGAGACCCGGCCGAAGCTCATCGTCGCCGGTGCCTCGGCCTACCCGCGCGAGATCGACTTCGCCGGCTTCCGCGCCATTGCCGACGAGGTCGGCGCGTACCTCATGGTCGACATGGCGCATTATGCCGGCCTGATCGCCGCCGGGCTCTACCCGAACCCGGTGCCGCATGCCCACATCACCACCTCGACCACCCACAAGACGCTGCGCGGGCCCCGCGGCGGCATCATCCTGACGAACGACGAAGCGCTCGCGAAAAAACTCAACTCCGCGGTCTTCCCCGGCAACCAGGGCGGCCCGCTGATGCATGTCATCGCCGCCAAGGCCGTCGCCTTCGGCGAGGCGCTGCAGCCGTCCTTCCGCGACTACGCCGCCCGCGTCATCGCCAACGCCCGGGCCTTGGCCGCGACGCTGAAGGCTGGCGGCCTCGACATCGTCTCCGGCGGCACCGACTGCCACATGGTGCTCGTGGACCTGCGTCCGAAGGGGGTGAAGGGCCGCGACGCCGAGCGGGCGCTGGAGCGGGCTGGTCTCACCTGCAACAAGAACGCCATCCCCTTCGACCCGGAGAAGCCGTTCGTCACCTCCGGCATCCGCCTCGGCACCTCCGCCGGCACCACCCGCGGCCTCAGTGAGGCTGAATTCATCCGCGTCGGTCAGCTGGTCCTGAAAGTCGTCGAGGCCCTCGCGGTCAGCGGCCCCGAGGGCGACGCAGCCGTCGAGGCCGAGGTGTTGGCCGAGGTCCGCCGCGTCTGCGCCGCCCATCCGATCTACGCCGGCTGA
- a CDS encoding ArsR family transcriptional regulator, whose protein sequence is MTRPAVSQHLRVLKDAGLVTDTVRGTRRIYRLEERGIRAIHAWLDELWADALRVSGRASDPEF, encoded by the coding sequence GTGACGCGACCGGCCGTGTCCCAGCACCTGCGCGTGCTGAAGGACGCTGGCCTCGTGACCGACACCGTTCGGGGCACGCGGCGCATCTACCGCCTCGAGGAGCGCGGGATCCGGGCCATCCACGCGTGGCTCGACGAGCTGTGGGCGGACGCCCTCCGCGTCTCCGGCCGTGCTTCAGATCCGGAGTTCTGA
- a CDS encoding VOC family protein yields the protein MDPVVHFEMPYEDRDRMVQFYESAFGWKAQKLGPEMGNYVIVTTANADVKPDAPRGSINGGFWEKRADWPAQVPAIVIGVGDIRGTMEKILRAGGKILGDPMQIPGVGEYVSFLDTEGNRASLLQPSM from the coding sequence ATGGATCCGGTTGTTCATTTCGAAATGCCCTATGAGGACCGTGACCGTATGGTCCAGTTCTACGAAAGCGCATTCGGCTGGAAGGCACAGAAACTTGGCCCAGAAATGGGCAATTATGTCATCGTCACGACAGCCAACGCTGACGTCAAGCCAGATGCCCCACGGGGTTCTATCAACGGAGGATTTTGGGAGAAGAGAGCCGATTGGCCGGCACAGGTTCCTGCTATTGTCATCGGTGTGGGCGACATTAGGGGCACAATGGAGAAAATTCTGCGTGCCGGTGGCAAGATCCTAGGAGATCCTATGCAGATTCCCGGCGTCGGAGAGTATGTGTCGTTTCTCGATACCGAGGGAAATCGGGCTAGCTTGCTTCAACCTTCCATGTGA
- a CDS encoding DUF1801 domain-containing protein, with amino-acid sequence MADKKTEVADATAAKDAKTASQLIDVKITELADWRGEMLARIRNLIREADLDVIEEVKWRKPSNPAGVPVWSHAGIICTGEIYKDKVKLTFAKGALLDDPSGLFNSSLESNIRRAIDIEKGVQIDETALKALIRAAVALNTNSR; translated from the coding sequence ATGGCCGACAAGAAGACCGAGGTTGCAGATGCAACGGCCGCCAAGGATGCGAAGACTGCATCTCAGCTGATTGACGTCAAGATTACGGAGCTGGCCGATTGGCGCGGCGAGATGCTCGCGCGCATCCGCAATCTCATCCGCGAGGCCGACCTCGATGTCATCGAGGAGGTGAAATGGCGCAAGCCATCTAATCCAGCCGGTGTCCCGGTCTGGTCGCACGCGGGGATCATCTGCACCGGCGAGATTTACAAAGATAAAGTGAAGCTGACGTTCGCGAAGGGCGCTTTGCTTGATGATCCGTCAGGCCTCTTCAACTCCAGCCTTGAAAGCAACATCAGACGCGCGATTGATATCGAAAAAGGTGTCCAGATCGACGAAACGGCGTTGAAGGCGCTCATCCGCGCGGCCGTGGCGCTGAATACAAACAGTCGCTGA
- a CDS encoding sarcosine oxidase subunit alpha, protein MTSHRLPNRGRVDHRRPIRFSFDGKDYQGLAGDTLASALLANGVHLIGRSFKYHRPRGVVSAGSDEPNALLGTHRGPGRFEPNTRATIQELRDGLVATSQNRWPSLAFDVGSINDRLGSLFSAGFYYKTFMWPRAFWDRVYEPVIRNAAGLGVSPTEPDADRYASRFAHTDVLIVGAGPAGLAAALAAGRSGASVMLVDETAEPGGSLLSEPAVAIDGKPAWDWLAATLAELAALPNVTVMTRTTAIGYYHQNLVGLAQRLTDHLAAPPADAPRERLWKVRAGQVVLAQGALEKPLVFDGNDRPGVMLAGAAQTYLNRYGVRVGDRTAIVTAHDSAWYAAFDLAEAGAKPVAIVDIRPIVDLALTDKARALGIELLLGHTVTGTEGRLRVKSLRVNPVRNGKAGAARRIACDAVLMCGGWTPCLHLFSHTKGSLAWDETLQAFLADKKSEAVHIAGAGRGLWGIAAALTDGAAAGARAARDAGRAAEAQAHRVTADRTGSGITLKELPTDRNPAAAKAFIDFQNDVTAKDIRLAVREGMRSIEHVKRYTTNGMATDQGKMSNINGLMIAADALGKQPPQVGLTTFRPPYTPTTFGTFAGYHQGATFEVTRKTPIDPWAEANGAVFEPVSLWRRAWYFPKADEDMHAAVARECRATRASLGIFDASTLGKIEVVGPDAVTFMERMYTNPWAKLGIGRCRYGLLLGEDGFIRDDGVIGRLAADRFHVTTTTGGAARVLTMMEDYLQTEWPDLKVWLTSTTEQWATVALNGPNARKLLEPLVKGLDLSDAAFPHMSVAKCTVAGFPARLFRVSFTGELGFEVNVPARHGRALWEKLMAAGRQYDICPYGTETMHVLRAEKGYIIVGQDTDGTLTPDDAGLSWAIGKAKHDFVGKRSLVRPDMVAKGRKQLVGLLTEDPKTILQEGAQIVADPNQPKPMTMLGHVTSSYWSEALGRSIAMAVIADGRARDGEMLHIPMPDRILKARVVKSTVFYDPEGTRLSV, encoded by the coding sequence ATGACCAGCCACCGCCTCCCGAACCGCGGCCGCGTCGATCATCGGCGCCCGATCCGCTTCAGCTTCGACGGCAAGGACTACCAGGGACTTGCCGGCGACACCCTCGCCTCGGCGCTGCTCGCGAACGGCGTCCACCTGATCGGCCGGTCCTTCAAGTACCACCGGCCCCGCGGCGTGGTCTCCGCCGGCTCGGACGAGCCGAACGCGCTCTTGGGCACCCACCGCGGCCCTGGCCGGTTCGAGCCGAACACCCGCGCCACGATCCAGGAACTCCGCGACGGCCTCGTGGCGACGAGCCAGAACCGCTGGCCCTCGCTCGCCTTCGACGTCGGGTCCATCAATGACCGGCTGGGCTCGCTGTTCTCGGCCGGCTTCTATTACAAGACGTTCATGTGGCCCCGCGCCTTCTGGGACCGCGTCTACGAGCCGGTGATCCGCAACGCCGCCGGCCTCGGCGTCTCGCCCACCGAGCCCGATGCCGACCGCTATGCCAGCCGCTTCGCCCATACCGACGTGCTTATCGTCGGCGCCGGCCCCGCCGGCCTCGCTGCGGCGCTCGCCGCCGGCCGCTCCGGCGCGTCCGTCATGCTTGTCGACGAGACCGCCGAGCCGGGCGGCAGCCTCCTGTCCGAACCCGCCGTCGCCATCGACGGCAAGCCGGCCTGGGACTGGCTCGCCGCCACCCTCGCCGAACTGGCCGCGCTGCCGAACGTCACCGTCATGACTCGGACGACGGCGATCGGCTACTACCACCAGAACCTCGTCGGCCTCGCCCAGCGGCTCACCGACCACCTCGCCGCCCCACCCGCCGACGCCCCGCGCGAGCGGCTCTGGAAGGTCCGCGCCGGCCAGGTCGTGCTCGCCCAGGGCGCGCTGGAGAAGCCGCTGGTCTTCGACGGCAACGACCGCCCGGGCGTCATGCTGGCCGGCGCCGCGCAGACCTACCTCAACCGCTACGGCGTGAGGGTCGGCGACCGGACCGCGATCGTCACCGCCCACGACAGCGCATGGTACGCCGCCTTCGACCTCGCCGAGGCCGGTGCGAAACCCGTGGCCATCGTCGACATCCGCCCGATCGTGGATCTGGCCCTGACCGACAAAGCCCGCGCCTTGGGGATCGAGCTCCTGCTCGGCCACACCGTCACCGGGACCGAGGGCCGCCTGCGGGTGAAGTCCCTCCGCGTCAACCCGGTCCGGAACGGCAAGGCCGGCGCCGCCCGCCGCATCGCCTGCGACGCGGTGCTGATGTGCGGCGGCTGGACCCCGTGCCTGCACCTCTTCTCCCATACCAAGGGCAGCCTCGCCTGGGACGAGACGCTGCAGGCGTTCCTGGCGGACAAGAAGTCCGAGGCCGTCCACATCGCCGGTGCCGGCCGCGGCCTCTGGGGCATCGCCGCCGCGCTCACCGACGGCGCCGCCGCCGGAGCGCGGGCCGCCCGCGACGCCGGCCGCGCGGCCGAGGCGCAGGCCCACCGCGTCACCGCCGACCGCACCGGTTCGGGCATCACGCTCAAGGAGCTCCCGACCGACCGCAACCCGGCCGCCGCCAAGGCCTTCATCGATTTCCAGAACGACGTCACCGCCAAGGACATCCGCCTCGCCGTCCGCGAGGGCATGCGCTCGATCGAGCACGTGAAGCGCTACACCACCAACGGCATGGCGACCGATCAGGGCAAGATGTCGAACATCAACGGCCTGATGATCGCTGCCGACGCGCTCGGCAAACAGCCGCCGCAGGTCGGCCTGACCACCTTCCGGCCGCCCTACACGCCGACGACCTTCGGCACCTTCGCCGGCTACCACCAGGGCGCCACTTTCGAGGTCACGCGCAAGACGCCCATCGACCCCTGGGCCGAGGCCAACGGCGCGGTCTTCGAGCCGGTCTCCCTCTGGCGCCGCGCCTGGTACTTCCCGAAGGCGGACGAGGACATGCATGCGGCGGTCGCCCGCGAGTGCCGTGCCACCCGCGCCTCGCTCGGCATCTTCGACGCCTCGACGCTCGGCAAGATCGAGGTCGTCGGCCCGGACGCCGTCACCTTCATGGAGCGGATGTACACGAACCCCTGGGCGAAGCTCGGAATCGGCCGCTGCCGCTATGGCCTGCTGCTGGGCGAGGACGGCTTCATCCGTGACGACGGCGTCATCGGCCGCCTCGCCGCCGACCGCTTCCACGTCACGACGACGACCGGTGGCGCGGCGCGCGTCCTCACCATGATGGAGGACTACCTCCAGACCGAGTGGCCCGACCTCAAGGTCTGGCTCACCTCCACCACCGAGCAATGGGCGACCGTCGCGCTGAACGGCCCGAACGCCCGTAAACTGCTCGAGCCGCTGGTGAAGGGTCTCGACCTCTCCGACGCCGCCTTCCCGCATATGTCGGTGGCGAAATGCACGGTCGCCGGCTTCCCGGCCCGGCTCTTCCGCGTCTCCTTCACCGGCGAGCTCGGCTTCGAGGTCAACGTCCCCGCCCGCCACGGCCGCGCCCTCTGGGAGAAGCTGATGGCTGCCGGGCGGCAGTACGACATCTGTCCCTACGGGACCGAGACCATGCACGTGCTGCGCGCCGAGAAGGGCTACATCATCGTCGGCCAGGACACCGACGGCACGCTGACCCCGGACGACGCTGGCCTCTCCTGGGCGATCGGCAAGGCCAAGCATGATTTCGTCGGCAAGCGCTCGCTCGTCCGCCCCGACATGGTGGCGAAGGGCCGCAAGCAGCTCGTCGGTCTCCTGACCGAGGACCCGAAGACAATCCTCCAGGAAGGCGCCCAGATCGTCGCCGACCCGAACCAGCCGAAGCCGATGACCATGCTCGGCCACGTGACCTCCTCCTACTGGAGCGAGGCGCTCGGCCGCTCGATCGCCATGGCCGTCATCGCCGACGGCCGCGCCCGCGACGGGGAGATGCTGCACATCCCGATGCCGGACCGGATTCTCAAGGCCCGCGTCGTCAAGAGCACCGTGTTCTACGACCCCGAAGGCACCCGCCTCAGCGTCTGA